The following coding sequences are from one Lolium rigidum isolate FL_2022 chromosome 6, APGP_CSIRO_Lrig_0.1, whole genome shotgun sequence window:
- the LOC124663601 gene encoding BRASSINOSTEROID INSENSITIVE 1-associated receptor kinase 1-like has protein sequence MASDSSRLVALAALAVLCRSLLGLASAADGGEARALLALKAALDPTGRLLPSWARGRDPCRFEGVACDGRGAVANVSLQGKGLAGTLPPAVAGLRSLTGLYLHYNALHGALPRELAALTRLTDVYLNVNNFSGPVPPEIGAMASLQVLQLCYNQLTGSIPTQLGLLTKLTVLALQSNHLNGAIPASLGDLPELMRLDLSFNHLFGSIPVRLARLPRLAALDVRNNSLTGSVPSELARLEGGFQYGNNADLCGTGLPDLRPCTSSDLIDPDRPQPFSAGIPPRTSSDGGHGHCTGTHCPPSTKALAAVVVLAVILLAATAAGLLAFSWLRWRKQRTAAGLPPLTAVGGRCSTEATTMKESSFRKSASSTLVSLEYSSGWDPLADGRSGVGFSQEVSPSLRFNMEEVESATQYFSELNLLGNNKSSNSKGSFAATYRGTLRDGTPVVVTRLGQTCCKQEEAEFLKGLKLLAELRHDNVVGLRGFCCSRARGECFLVHDFVPNGSLSQFLDVDGGGAGHGGHVLEWSTRVSIIKGIAKGIGYLHSSRANKPPLVHQSISADKVLVDYTYKPLISGSGLHKLLVDDLVFSTLKASAAMGYLAPEYTTVGRFSEKSDVYAFGVIVFQILTGKRKTMQLPFDSASVDELIDGNLKGCYSATEAAKLAKIALVCTSENPDQRPTMEELLQELDTL, from the exons GACGGCCGCGGCGCCGTCGCCAACGTCTCGCTGCAGGGGAAGGGCCTGGCGGGGACGCTGCCCCCGGCCGTCGCGggcctccgctccctcaccggcctCTACCTCCACTACAACGCGCTCCACGGCGCCCTGCCCCGGGAGCTCGCCGCTCTCACCCGCCTCACCGACGTCTACCTCAACGTCAACAACTTCTCCGGGCCCGTCCCGCCCGAGATCGGCGCCATGGCCTCGCTGCAAG TTCTGCAGCTGTGCTACAATCAGCTGACGGGGAGCATCCCCACGCAGCTCGGCCTGTTGACCAAGCTCACCGTGCTGGCCCTGCAGTCCAACCACCTCAATGGCGCCATCCCGGCCAGCCTCGGCGACCTGCCCGAGCTCATGCGCCTGGACTTGAGCTTCAACCACCTCTTCGGCTCCATCCCGGTCAGGCTCGCCAGGCTGCCTCGCCTCGCGGCTCTCGACGTCAGGAACAACTCGCTCACCGGCAGTGTGCCCTCCG AACTGGCGAGGCTGGAGGGCGGATTCCAGTACGGGAACAACGCCGATCTCTGCGGAACCGGGCTACCCGACCTCCGGCCGTGCACATCCTCGGACCTCATCGACCCCGACAGGCCCCAGCCGTTCAGCGCCGGCATCCCGCCGCGGACCAGCTCCGACGGAGGCCACGGGCATTGCACCGGAACCCACTGCCCGCCTTCCACGAAGgcgctcgccgccgtcgtcgtcctcgcggtgATCCtcctggcggcgacggcggccggtCTCCTCGCCTTCTCATGGCTCCGGTGGCGCAAGCAGAGAACGGCCGCGGGCTTGCCGCCGCTGACAGCCGTCGGCGGCCGGTGCAGCACCGAGGCGACGACAATGAAGGAGTCGTCGTTCCGCAAGAGCGCGTCGTCCACGCTGGTGAGCCTGGAGTACTCCAGCGGCTGGGACCCGCTGGCGGACGGGCGGAGCGGCGTCGGGTTCTCGCAGGAGGTGTCGCCGAGCCTCCGGTTCAACATGGAGGAGGTGGAGTCCGCCACGCAGTACTTCTCGGAGCTCAACCTCCTGGGCAACAACAAGAGCTCCAACTCCAAGGGCAGCTTCGCGGCCACGTACAGGGGCACGCTGCGCGACGGCACGCCCGTCGTCGTCACGCGGCTCGGCCAGACATGCTGCAAgcaggaggaggcggagttcctcaagGGGCTCAAGCTGCTGGCCGAGCTGCGGCACGACAACGTCGTGGGGCTCAGGGGCTTCTGCTGCTCCAGGGCCAGGGGGGAGTGCTTCCTGGTGCACGACTTCGTGCCCAACGGGAGCCTGTCGCAGTTCttggacgtcgacggcggcggcgctggccatGGCGGACACGTCCTCGAGTGGTCCACGAGGGTGTCCATCATCAAAGGCATTGCTAAAG gaattGGATATCTtcacagtagcagagcaaacaagCCTCCTCTTGTTCACCAAAGTATATCGGCGGACAAAGTTCTGGTGGATTACACCTACAAGCCACTGATATCCGGTTCTGGCCTGCACAAGCTCCTCGTCGACGACCTGGTCTTCTCGACCCTCAAAGCGAGCGCCGCCATGGGGTACCTTGCCCCTGAGTACACCACCGTCGGCCGGTTCTCGGAGAAGAGCGATGTCTATGCGTTCGGGGTAATTGTGTTCCAGATACTCACGGGTAAAAGGAAGACGATGCAGCTGCCTTTCGACTCCGCTAGCGTCGATGAGCTCATTGACGGTAACCTTAAAGGATGTTACTCAGCAACCGAAGCGGCTAAACTGGCAAAGATTGCATTAGTCTGCACCAGTGAAAACCCTGACCAAAGACCCACGATGGAAGAGCTGCTACAAGAATTGGACACCTTGTGA